From the genome of Terriglobia bacterium:
GGCAAGAAGTGGAAGACCAAAAAGCCTGCGGTTGAAGTGCCGCCGCCACCACCAGCGCCGCCGCCCACTCCGGAACAGATGCCGGCGCAGCCGCCAGAGGTCGGCTATAGCCGCGGACAACTCACGATTAACGCGGATAATTCGACGATGAATGATGTTCTTGCCGCGGTGAGGCGCGTGACAGGCGCGACCATTGAGAAGCCACCAATAGGCGGGAATGACCGCGTCGCTGTCCACCTCGGGCCCGGAGATCCGAAAGATGTTCTTACGGCGCTCTTCAACGGATCGCGGTATGACTACATCATCCTGGGTCCGATGGGGCAGCCTGGCGGGGTGCAGCGCATCATCCTGACCGCGAGATCGAACGCTCCCTCGCAGCCGGTAACCTCCAATGCCGCCATGCAGGCGCGTCCCAACGTTGCGCCGCCCACGCCAGCAGCCGAGCAGGAGGAGCCAGATAACGCTGAAACCGAGGATATGACGGTTCCTGAGCAGAACGCGCCGGAAGCGGAAGAACCGCAACAGGAGCAGCAGCCGCCGCCCCAGGGCTACCCTCAGCCCGGTGCTCCAGGGCAGCCGCAGATGCAGAATCCACAAGGCCAGGAAGAACAGGGACAGGAACCGCAACAGCCGCGGGTGAAGTCCCCCGAAGAGTTGCTGCGCGAGTTGCAGCAGATGCAGAAGCAGCAGCAAAACCAGCAACCGCCGCAGTAGCGAATCAATCATCTTTCGGCTGCCATTTGTCCATCCGTCACATCCTCCCTGTGATAGGTCTCACTGCAGCCATGTATATCCCTGAATAACGTGGGCATTGGGATTTGTGCGCCTGAGCGCACCCCTGCGAGGGAATGTCATGGCACTGCTCGACTCCAAAACCGGAAAAACTATTCGTGACTACTCGACCGAGGAACTCGTCGAGCAGGCGAAAATCATGCGCGGCTACGACCTTGCAACGCTTTGCTGCGCCGGATCGGGCCACTCCGGCGGCACGCTCTCGATGATGGATATCGTCGCGGCGCTTTATCTCAAGGTCGCGAACCACGACCCAAAGAATCCAACCTGGGAAGACCGCGACCGCATCATCTGGTCGGGCGGACACAAGGCTCCGGCGCTGTACATTGGTCTGGCATTCGCGGGCTTCTGCGAAAAGAAAGATACCGCACTGCTGCGGCGACTCTCATCTCCATTCCAGGGACACCCGCATTGGCTCAAACTGCCGGGTGTCGAGGTATCGTCCGGGTCGCTCGGGCAAGGGCTGTCGATCGCAGTAGGTAACGCTATCGCGGCGAAGCTCGATAAGAAGGACTACCACGTCTTCTGCATCATGGGCGACGGTGAGCAGCAGGAAGGCAACGTTTGGGAAGCCGCCATGGAAGCGGCCCATTACAAACTCGATAACCTCGTAGCCATCATCGACAACAACCACCTGCAGATCGACGGCAACGTGGCCGACGTAATGAACATCGAGCCGATCGATACGAAATACGAAGCTTTCGGCTGGGAACTCATTCGCATCAATGGCCACGACATCAAGCAGGTCCTCTTTGGTCTCGGAGAGGCCAAGCGTCGTAAGAACGGCAAGCCGATCTGCCTGCTCTGCGATACCGTCAAAGGCAAGGGCGTCAGCTTCATGGAGAACGTCGCCGGGTGGCACGGCAAGGCTCCTAATAAAGAAGAGATGGCGAAGGGCTTGGCGGAACTCGGTGTCGCCGACAAGGTCCCGGTAGACGAATTATTCGCGCACGCGGCGGCATTCCAGAAAGAAGTCGACAAGAAGCTCGACACCAAGATGCCAAAGTTTAAGAAGAACTACTGGTGGAACGCGCAGCCCGAGACGATGCAGGTAAAGATGAAGCCGACGCGCATGGGCTTCGGCGAGTCGCTCTCGGAGAACGGCAGCGATCCGCGCGTGGTCTGCCTCGGCCTCGACATCTCCGGTTCGATTACCATCAGCGAGTTCTACGCGAAACATCCGGAGCGGAAGAACCGCTGGCTGTCGATGGGCATCGCGGAGCAGAGCGCAACGGCGGCTTCGGTAGGACTGGCGAAGGAAGGGAAGCTGCCCGTATTCGGCACCTACGGGACGTTTGCCGCGGCACGCAACCTGGACCAGATCCGCGTCTCGATCTGCTATGGCAACTTCAACGTGATGATTGCGGGGGCGCACGGCGGCGTCAGCGTTGGCCCCGACGGCGCAACGCACCAGGCGCTCGAAGACCTGTTCGCCATGTGCGGTCTACCGAACATGAATGTCGTCGTTCCCTGCGACTCTGTGGAGACGAAGAAGGCCACGACGAACCTTCTCTTCGACATCAAGGGACCGAAGTACATCCGCTTCGCGCGGGAAGCGACTCCGATCGTGACGGACGAAAACACGCCATTCGTTTTCGGCAAAGCCAACGTAACCCGTTTCCGCAGCGAGAACGCCGAATTTGCCAAAGCCTTCGAGACGAAGCTCGCGAGCGAGTATCGCAACGAACACGAAGACCTGACGATCGTCGCCTGTGGGCCTATGGTTCCGGAGGCGATGCGCGCAGCGTGGATACTGAAGAAGGATTTTGGTTATGAGACGCGCATAGTGAACATCCACACTATGAAGCCGATCGACTCGGCGGCAATCGTTCGCGCAGCGAAAGAAACGGGCGTGGTCGTCACCGCCGAGGAACACCAGATCGGAGCACTGGGCTGGCGCGTCGCGAGCGTAATCACCGAGAGCCCCGAAGTCTACGGGACGCCCGTGATCACGGGCTACATTGGCGTGAAGGATCGCTTCGGTGACTCCGGCGCGCCGTGGGAACTCGTGAAAGAATTCGAAGTCTCCGCCGAACACATCGCGCAAAAGGCCGTAGAACTCATGAAGGCGAAAAAGATGGCCACGGAAAAGGAACTGGTGGCTGCGAAGTAATCGGCCGACCGGAGGATCGGAATTTCCGAAGAGCAAATCCGCAGACTGCAGAAGGCTTGTCCCAATGACAGGCCTTCTTTTTGTATGCTGTTGAAATGGAAAACCTACCGCGGAAGCCGGTTTCGCGCGACACGGCCGAGCACTACACGTGGGGAGACGGTTGCGACGGGTACTTTCTGCTGAAGCGGCCGGAAGTGCACGTCATCGAGGAGCGGATGCCGCCCGGGACCAGCGAACAGTCGCACTGGCACGACCGCGCGCGCCAGTTGTTCTATGTGCTCGAAGGCGAATTAACGATGCGATTCGATCATGGCGACGTTCGTATTTTTCGCGGGGCCTCGCTCGAAATCGAGCCCGGTACCATCCACCAGGCGAGAAACGAAACCGTCGACGACGTGCGTTTTCTCGTCATTTCCGTGCCGCCGAGCCACGGAGACAGAAAACACGCCGGTAGCTGAACTGCCGAAGAAGGTGTGAATGGTGGGATGCGCTGCGAAATTCAACAGCTTTTCAGCACTAAATCTCGCCGCTAGATGCGCCCAATTGCCATTCGCTGAAAAGCCGCTTCACCCAAAGTCGTGACTGCGTTCACAGCTTCGAATCCCAATTTGGGAAACAATAAGTACCTGATTTGGAGAGATACGTGTGCCTGCTCCGTGCTCGGAGCCTTGGGAAATTCCCAAAATTCATTACTTGGAGCGTACATCTTGAGCACTGCGACTTTATCCCCCACGGCCAAGCGGTCGGATCTGAAAGTGATCCAGCCTGAAACGACTTACACGGGCGCGCCGATAAAGAAACTTCAAAAGGGGCTGCCGAAGAACATCGAGTCGCTGTGCCCCGAATGCGCCAAGGTGATCCCCGCGCGCGAGTTCGAAGAGAACGGGAAGGTCATGATCGAGAAAACCTGCCCCGAGCACGGCTACTTCAAAGACTGCGTCATGTCGGACGTCGACATCTACCTCAAGATTGAGGAATGGGAGTTTGGCGACAACCGTGGCCTGCAGAATCCTGCCATCAACAAGGGCGCCGAGTCAGTCTGCCCAGACGATTGCGGCATGTGCTCGCTGCACACCTCGCACACCGCGCTGGCGAACGTCGACCTGACGAACCGCTGCAACCTGACCTGCCCGGTGTGTTTCGCCAACGCGAACGCCGCAGGGTATCTCTACGAGCCCGATATGGACCAGATTCGGGTGATGCTCCAGGCATTACGCGACGAGAAGCCGGTCGATGGGCGCGTCGTTCAGTTCTCGGGCGGTGAGCCGACCATCCATCCAAAATTTGTTGAGATTCTCGCGATGGCGAAGCAGATGGGCTTCACACATCTTCAGGCGGCGACCAACGGAATCCTCTTCGCCGCGAGCCAGGAATTCACCACGCGCTGCAAAGAAGCCGGCCTCTCCACCTTATATCTGCAATTCGATGGCGTGACCGACGACGTCTATCGCAGGACGCGTGGCGAGCCGCTTTTCGAAAAGAAGATGCAGTGCATCGCGCACTGCCGCAAAGCCGGAATCAAGATCGTCTTCGTGCCGACGATCGTGAAGGGGCTCAACGATCACGAACTCGGCGACATTCTCCAGGTCGCCATCAACAACGTCGACACTGTGAGCGGCATCAGTTTCCAGCCGGTGGCGTTCACTGGCCGCATCTCGCGTCGCGAGCTCGAAGAGAAGCGCTTCACCCTGACCGACCTGGCGCACGCCCTGGCCGACCAGACCGGCATGTTCAATCACTACGACGACTGGTTCCCTCTCTCCAGCGTGACGCCTTTCAGCAAGCTGAAGGCGAAGCTGGAAGCCCGCGAGGTGCCGACCATCAGCTGCCATCCGCACTGCTCGCTCGGCACCTACATGTTCGTGGACGAGAAGTCGCGCAAGGCGGTCCCGGTCACCCAGTTCGTCGATATTCCGGCAATGCTGCAGGATATCGAGGAATTATCCAAGAAAGCGGGCAGTGGGCTCATGAAGTACTACCACGGTTCCAAGGCTTGGTTGGCGCTGCATCGGCATTTCAAGCCGGAGTTCGCGCCACCCGGATTGACCTTTCAGAAGTTCCTCGACACGCTCCAGGGCCTTACCGACAAAAAGCTCGGCCGCGACGGCATGGACGGCACATTCACATACCGCACGCTGCTGGTCGCCGGCATGCACTTCATGGATCTCTACAACTACGACGTCGAGCGCGTGAAGCGATGTGTCATTCACTACGCCGCGCCCGACGGCAAGCTGTACCCGTTCTGCACCTACAACTCGGGTCCGACCTACCGCGAGAAGATCGAGAAGCAGTTCTCGGTTCCCTTCGAAGCGCAGTTGAAGCGGTTCGGCGGAAACGGAAATGGCTGCGGAGGCTGCTGAAACGGCCAGGTAAGAAACTGAACAGTTAAGCGAAAAGCGCCCTCCGACCGGGGGGCGTTCTTATTGTATCTGCTAAGTTACAATGCCCATCATGACCAAGAGTCCGCGCTACGTCGCAACCTTTGTAATCCTGTGTTGCGTCATCACCTCTACCGCTTGTACCAAGTGGGGCGAGAAGAAGAACGCCAATTGGCACCAGGCGACATCGGGCGAACGGCTCGTCAATCTATTCTGGAACGATGTACAGCATAAGAAATGGCAGGAACTGGACAGGCATGTGGGGCCGGAGTTCCTGGGCACCAACCAGTTGCTCACCTTGGACAAACCGGCGCTGCTCGATCACCTGTCACATCTCAACGTCGATCACTTCCAGATCGGCGAGGTTCAGACCCGTCCGGCCGGCAATGACCTTCTCGTCAGCTACGTCATCACGCTACGAATGAAATCGGCCAGCGGCCCGGGTCCCGAAATGCGGCTGCGAATGCTTTCCGTGTGGCAGGAACTGAAGCATGGCTGGGTCGTAGTCGCCATGTCATCCTCGCCGATACAGTAGAAACTCACCGATCATCTTATTTCCTAAAATGTAACAAAAAGTTACATGCTGGTTGGCGTCATCCTTTCCGAAATCTTTCAAATGCTCCCCTAAGCCATTGTTAATACAGGTACCTATCCTTAGGTAATCTGGTGGAACTCTGCTTGCACAGGTACAACTAGTCTGGGCCGAAGTCCGGTCTGAGATCGCTGTTGGAAGAGAGCTTCACGATGCAGAAATTCGAAGTGGAAGGTCGGCGTGGATTCACCCTGCTGGAACTGGTCGTGGTAGTTGCGATCATGCTCGCCATTGCAGCTTATGCCATTCCGAACGTGCTCAGGGCGATGGCTGACTACAAGCTGAAGAACACGATGATGCAGGTAGCGGCAATCTGTCAGCAACAGCGAATGCAGGCCGTGCGAACCAACAGCACATTGCAGGTAAACAGTGCGGCACTCGCCAGTGCGCTTCCGAGGGGCGTCACCGCATTCGCCACCGGCGCGCCTACGTTGGACCCAAGTACTTTTTCGGGTTCAAGTGCTTATGAACCCGAAGTCGCGACTGTACCTGTTCAGTTCAATTCCCGTGGCCTGCCCTGCGTGGGCACTGCCAGCGCCTGTTCGAACTGGGATACGTCCGGCAAGGGCCAGCAAGTTGGCTTCCTGATCTATTTCAAGATGGACAAAACCATGGGCGGAACCGGCTGGGGAGCTATCACGATTATGCCCGCTGGACGAATCAATACCTGGTTTTATGACGGCGCCAGTTACGAAAAGATGTGAGGCTGCAATGCGAATGAACCTGCGGAGAAAAGCACACACGATGCGCAGTCAGCGGGGCATGACGCTGATCGAGTTGATGATTGCCCTGACGGTACTCACGGTTGGCCTCGCAGCGCTCCTGGGGTTGTTAATGACCGCGATCGCCAGCAATAACCGCAACCAACTCGACACAGGAGCGACTCTTGCGGCACAGGCGGTACTGGAATCCATCGCGGCACAACCTGGTGGAAACGATATAACCATGACCGACTGTGCGGGAAATGTGTACACCGTAAAGACTGCTCCGGATAACACCGTCACGGTTGCTCCGAACAGCAGTACCACGGTGCCGCCCGGCAACGTGGACTTTACTCAGTCTCGCTCGGGCATAACGACTGGATATTCGATGTACTACGTGAGTTGCGGCACCGGCGGACAGCAATCTACGTACGATATTCGTTGGAACATCCAGACAATCGCGAGTGGGACCGGCTATTCGGAAAAGCTGATTACCGTGGGCGCCGCGCAAACAGCAGCTGCGAATGCCCAGGGGACGTCGGCACAGGCGCAATTTCTGATTCCAGTAACACTGCGGACCATCTCGGCGACGGGCAATTGAGGTATTTATGACGAAACGAATCCGAAACATGAATGCCGGCTTTTCCCTCCTGGAAATGGTCTTTGTTGTTGCCATTCTGATGCTGGTGATGGCAGTAGTTTTCCGGCAAATCGTGCTCGTACAGAAACGTTCCCGCACAGAAGAAACCAAAGTGGATGTGACGCAGGAATCGCGGGAATTCGTGGACCAGCTCGTACGAGATGTGCACAGTATCGGCTACCCGACAACGAAGATGTACAGCTCAGTCCCGACTAATAGTTCAACAATTGCGGCAGGTATGGTGAAGGCCGCCTATGACGAGCTCTGGTTCGAAGGCGACGTCGACGGCGACGGCTATGTTGATGTTATCGACTACAAACTGCAGGCCGACGCGGATGGGAACTGCCCCTGCACGATTTCGCGAAGCCAAACCAGTAAGACTAACGTTACCTCGATGAATCAGAGTCACGAGAATTACTACACGGCTGTGAGCGGGGTGATCAATAGCGGTGGCGCCGATGGCGGAGCTTCGAATACGCCGGCGTACACGATTTCTGGAACCACCGCTGCCGGCGGTTCCACCGTGTCGAATGACACGGTCTATTCGACATACAAGAATGCGAACCTGTTCACGTATTACGACGCGCTGGGAAACGAGATTTCGCCGGCGGATTTGAGCACAACACAGGGACAGCAGAATCTTCCCCAAATACGTTCAATCCGGATCAACTTAAACGTACTGGCGAGCCGGTCAGACTTACAGACCGGCAAAAAACCAGTGATGTCGTATTCGGCGGCTGTGCGCCTGCCGAACCAACAGTAGAGGAGGCGGCATGACGAACTCGACAGGAACTCCCAAGAAGAAACGCAAAGAGAAAGGCATTGCGCTGCTGATTGTGATTTTCGCGCTGCTGCTGGTGACGGGCATTGCCCTGGCGATGATGTCGACCTCGGATACGGAATCGCAGATCAACCGGAACTATCGCGATTCGCAGAAGGCTTATTTCGCGGCACTGGCCGGTATCCAGGAAGCGCGTGTCCGCCTCCTGACTGACTCATCGGTGGCGCCGTCGGGAGCTCCTTCGGCGTCGAACAACATGAGCGCGATTTATATCTTGAACCCCAATGCCATTGACGCCACAAGTGATATTCGGCCCTGGGATACCTCGAACAAGTTCTTTGACGACGAACTCT
Proteins encoded in this window:
- a CDS encoding prepilin-type N-terminal cleavage/methylation domain-containing protein; translated protein: MRSQRGMTLIELMIALTVLTVGLAALLGLLMTAIASNNRNQLDTGATLAAQAVLESIAAQPGGNDITMTDCAGNVYTVKTAPDNTVTVAPNSSTTVPPGNVDFTQSRSGITTGYSMYYVSCGTGGQQSTYDIRWNIQTIASGTGYSEKLITVGAAQTAAANAQGTSAQAQFLIPVTLRTISATGN
- a CDS encoding cupin domain-containing protein, which encodes MENLPRKPVSRDTAEHYTWGDGCDGYFLLKRPEVHVIEERMPPGTSEQSHWHDRARQLFYVLEGELTMRFDHGDVRIFRGASLEIEPGTIHQARNETVDDVRFLVISVPPSHGDRKHAGS
- a CDS encoding transketolase is translated as MALLDSKTGKTIRDYSTEELVEQAKIMRGYDLATLCCAGSGHSGGTLSMMDIVAALYLKVANHDPKNPTWEDRDRIIWSGGHKAPALYIGLAFAGFCEKKDTALLRRLSSPFQGHPHWLKLPGVEVSSGSLGQGLSIAVGNAIAAKLDKKDYHVFCIMGDGEQQEGNVWEAAMEAAHYKLDNLVAIIDNNHLQIDGNVADVMNIEPIDTKYEAFGWELIRINGHDIKQVLFGLGEAKRRKNGKPICLLCDTVKGKGVSFMENVAGWHGKAPNKEEMAKGLAELGVADKVPVDELFAHAAAFQKEVDKKLDTKMPKFKKNYWWNAQPETMQVKMKPTRMGFGESLSENGSDPRVVCLGLDISGSITISEFYAKHPERKNRWLSMGIAEQSATAASVGLAKEGKLPVFGTYGTFAAARNLDQIRVSICYGNFNVMIAGAHGGVSVGPDGATHQALEDLFAMCGLPNMNVVVPCDSVETKKATTNLLFDIKGPKYIRFAREATPIVTDENTPFVFGKANVTRFRSENAEFAKAFETKLASEYRNEHEDLTIVACGPMVPEAMRAAWILKKDFGYETRIVNIHTMKPIDSAAIVRAAKETGVVVTAEEHQIGALGWRVASVITESPEVYGTPVITGYIGVKDRFGDSGAPWELVKEFEVSAEHIAQKAVELMKAKKMATEKELVAAK
- a CDS encoding prepilin-type N-terminal cleavage/methylation domain-containing protein, which gives rise to MQKFEVEGRRGFTLLELVVVVAIMLAIAAYAIPNVLRAMADYKLKNTMMQVAAICQQQRMQAVRTNSTLQVNSAALASALPRGVTAFATGAPTLDPSTFSGSSAYEPEVATVPVQFNSRGLPCVGTASACSNWDTSGKGQQVGFLIYFKMDKTMGGTGWGAITIMPAGRINTWFYDGASYEKM
- a CDS encoding nuclear transport factor 2 family protein, whose translation is MTKSPRYVATFVILCCVITSTACTKWGEKKNANWHQATSGERLVNLFWNDVQHKKWQELDRHVGPEFLGTNQLLTLDKPALLDHLSHLNVDHFQIGEVQTRPAGNDLLVSYVITLRMKSASGPGPEMRLRMLSVWQELKHGWVVVAMSSSPIQ
- a CDS encoding type II secretion system protein, which codes for MTKRIRNMNAGFSLLEMVFVVAILMLVMAVVFRQIVLVQKRSRTEETKVDVTQESREFVDQLVRDVHSIGYPTTKMYSSVPTNSSTIAAGMVKAAYDELWFEGDVDGDGYVDVIDYKLQADADGNCPCTISRSQTSKTNVTSMNQSHENYYTAVSGVINSGGADGGASNTPAYTISGTTAAGGSTVSNDTVYSTYKNANLFTYYDALGNEISPADLSTTQGQQNLPQIRSIRINLNVLASRSDLQTGKKPVMSYSAAVRLPNQQ
- a CDS encoding radical SAM protein, with the protein product MSTATLSPTAKRSDLKVIQPETTYTGAPIKKLQKGLPKNIESLCPECAKVIPAREFEENGKVMIEKTCPEHGYFKDCVMSDVDIYLKIEEWEFGDNRGLQNPAINKGAESVCPDDCGMCSLHTSHTALANVDLTNRCNLTCPVCFANANAAGYLYEPDMDQIRVMLQALRDEKPVDGRVVQFSGGEPTIHPKFVEILAMAKQMGFTHLQAATNGILFAASQEFTTRCKEAGLSTLYLQFDGVTDDVYRRTRGEPLFEKKMQCIAHCRKAGIKIVFVPTIVKGLNDHELGDILQVAINNVDTVSGISFQPVAFTGRISRRELEEKRFTLTDLAHALADQTGMFNHYDDWFPLSSVTPFSKLKAKLEAREVPTISCHPHCSLGTYMFVDEKSRKAVPVTQFVDIPAMLQDIEELSKKAGSGLMKYYHGSKAWLALHRHFKPEFAPPGLTFQKFLDTLQGLTDKKLGRDGMDGTFTYRTLLVAGMHFMDLYNYDVERVKRCVIHYAAPDGKLYPFCTYNSGPTYREKIEKQFSVPFEAQLKRFGGNGNGCGGC